In Zingiber officinale cultivar Zhangliang chromosome 1A, Zo_v1.1, whole genome shotgun sequence, a genomic segment contains:
- the LOC122010187 gene encoding CASP-like protein 2D1 isoform X1, which produces MSEERESTISASSNHHNSLRFLELSLRLVATPLCAASLWLTVVNKQTSDSYGNVAFNNLSGLRYLVCINAISMAYSAASTLFCFFKCFDRDWILLIVDQLVAYLMVTSGSAAAEVLYLAREGDRKASWSEACSYFGRFCDRIKGSLALHLAALLSFIALALVSAYRVFSKFEAPSVSTTKEAAEVDQ; this is translated from the exons ATGAGTGAGGAACGTGAATCCACCATCAGTGCTTCTTCAAACCACCACAATAGCCTCAGATTCCTGGAGCTCTCCCTCAGGCTTGTTGCCACGCCTTTATGTGCTGCGTCCCTGTGGCTGACGGTCGTCAACAAGCAAACCAGTGATTCGTATGGGAATGTGGCATTTAACAACCTATCAGGACTGAG GTACTTGGTGTGCATCAACGCCATCTCCATGGCTTATTCTGCTGCTTCGACTCTCTTCTGTTTCTTCAAATGTTTCGACAGAGACTGGATCTTGCTTATCGTGGACCAACTTGTGGCTTATCTGATGGTGACATCAGGGTCTGCTGCGGCCGAGGTACTCTATCTGGCTCGCGAGGGAGATAGGAAAGCGTCGTGGAGCGAAGCGTGCAGCTACTTTGGGAGGTTCTGCGACAGGATCAAGGGTTCCTTGGCGCTGCATTTGGCTGCCTTGCTCAGCTTCATTGCGCTGGCTCTCGTTTCTGCTTACAGAGTTTTCAGCAAGTTCGAAGCCCCTTCTGTTTCTACAACTAAAGAAGCGGCCGAAGTGGATCAATAA
- the LOC122010187 gene encoding CASP-like protein 2D1 isoform X2 — MSEERESTISASSNHHNSLRFLELSLRLVATPLCAASLWLTVVNKQTSDSYGNVAFNNLSGLRDWILLIVDQLVAYLMVTSGSAAAEVLYLAREGDRKASWSEACSYFGRFCDRIKGSLALHLAALLSFIALALVSAYRVFSKFEAPSVSTTKEAAEVDQ, encoded by the exons ATGAGTGAGGAACGTGAATCCACCATCAGTGCTTCTTCAAACCACCACAATAGCCTCAGATTCCTGGAGCTCTCCCTCAGGCTTGTTGCCACGCCTTTATGTGCTGCGTCCCTGTGGCTGACGGTCGTCAACAAGCAAACCAGTGATTCGTATGGGAATGTGGCATTTAACAACCTATCAGGACTGAG AGACTGGATCTTGCTTATCGTGGACCAACTTGTGGCTTATCTGATGGTGACATCAGGGTCTGCTGCGGCCGAGGTACTCTATCTGGCTCGCGAGGGAGATAGGAAAGCGTCGTGGAGCGAAGCGTGCAGCTACTTTGGGAGGTTCTGCGACAGGATCAAGGGTTCCTTGGCGCTGCATTTGGCTGCCTTGCTCAGCTTCATTGCGCTGGCTCTCGTTTCTGCTTACAGAGTTTTCAGCAAGTTCGAAGCCCCTTCTGTTTCTACAACTAAAGAAGCGGCCGAAGTGGATCAATAA